In the genome of Synechococcus sp. UW179A, the window CATGAGGATTCCAGGAACCCTCACCCTTGCCGCCAAGTCATCCAGCAGCACAGCAACCAGCAGCAAACCACCGAATGCGACCAGATAGAGAGAGAGGCCGTTGTCCAAACCAACGATGGAAGTGGTCTTGAAGGGTTCTAGCCTGGCCAACGAATAACGACCCGTGATGGCAGAGACAGAGTCGAGCCCTGCAGCAGCTGCCAAACCCCCCGCACCCCTGAAGAAAGGTGCGCTGGTAAGGGTGAATCGGGCGGCCTATGCCGGCAGTGTGGAGGCTGGAGCCAGCGATCCTTATCCACCGGCCTACATCTTCGAGGGTCCGGGAGAACTGTTAGTGGTGAAAGGCGACTACGG includes:
- the ndhO gene encoding NAD(P)H-quinone oxidoreductase subunit O, producing MAETESSPAAAAKPPAPLKKGALVRVNRAAYAGSVEAGASDPYPPAYIFEGPGELLVVKGDYGQVRWRRPVPDVWLRIDQLEPFS